A portion of the Bacillus sp. es.034 genome contains these proteins:
- a CDS encoding AMP-binding protein — MERVTDWLHKRSMISPDRIALLNAATDERIDYRTLDERASKWARYMCDHGITKGDRVVFISTNHTICFEILFACGKIGAVFVPLNWRLASAEIESITKNSTPGLLFYKKELQLLVSSISKCCPQLCIDDVAGEVYSVEKGLSYSPFLSLSDPWLMIYTGGTTGNPKGVVLSHKSVTSNALNTVVSWNLIEEDCTVTYLPTFHTGGLNALSIPLLMIGGKVVVAERFDPEQAILALNEHGCSIVLLVPTMYHLLMEKDEFKSTLFPKMKVFLSGGAPCPGKVYEFFKEKEIPFKEGYGLTEAGPNNFYIDPSRMKKGSVGKAMMLNRVKIIDDEGNPVGRGEVGELLLGGDHLFKEYWQNPKQTQQVIQDGWLHTGDLAKFDEDEDYYIVGRKKDMIISGGENIYPQELEHWISEHPAVSECAVIGLPHEKWGEVVTAFISLQKGAGISTEDVKAFCLQKFGKYKIPKDYHFVKELPKTDVGKVNKPALTKLLQGQ; from the coding sequence ATGGAAAGAGTCACAGATTGGTTGCATAAGCGATCAATGATCTCTCCTGATCGAATTGCGTTACTGAATGCTGCCACGGACGAGAGGATTGATTACCGCACTTTAGATGAAAGGGCGTCTAAGTGGGCTCGATATATGTGTGATCACGGGATTACAAAAGGGGATCGTGTGGTGTTCATTTCTACGAATCATACGATTTGCTTTGAGATTTTGTTTGCTTGTGGAAAGATTGGGGCTGTGTTTGTTCCACTCAATTGGAGGTTAGCGTCAGCTGAGATTGAATCGATTACCAAGAATAGTACCCCGGGTCTCCTTTTTTATAAAAAAGAACTTCAACTCCTCGTTTCTTCAATTTCTAAATGTTGCCCACAACTCTGTATTGATGATGTGGCAGGGGAAGTTTACTCAGTGGAAAAAGGTCTGTCATACTCTCCTTTCCTCTCACTCTCTGATCCCTGGCTGATGATTTATACAGGAGGCACGACCGGGAATCCAAAGGGGGTCGTCCTTTCACATAAATCTGTGACATCAAATGCCTTGAATACAGTGGTGAGCTGGAATTTAATCGAAGAAGACTGCACCGTGACGTATTTGCCTACTTTTCATACGGGAGGATTAAATGCTTTATCGATTCCCCTCTTAATGATAGGGGGAAAGGTCGTTGTCGCTGAGAGGTTCGATCCGGAACAGGCGATACTTGCTTTAAATGAACATGGGTGCAGCATTGTTCTCCTTGTACCGACCATGTACCACTTGCTGATGGAAAAGGACGAATTCAAGTCTACCCTTTTCCCGAAGATGAAGGTGTTTTTATCCGGGGGAGCCCCTTGTCCGGGGAAAGTATATGAATTTTTTAAAGAAAAAGAGATTCCCTTTAAGGAAGGGTATGGTTTGACAGAAGCCGGGCCGAATAATTTCTACATTGACCCTTCCCGTATGAAAAAGGGTTCGGTCGGGAAAGCAATGATGTTGAACCGTGTGAAAATCATCGATGACGAGGGGAACCCTGTCGGCCGCGGGGAAGTAGGGGAGCTATTATTAGGGGGAGATCATTTATTCAAAGAATATTGGCAGAACCCTAAGCAAACACAACAGGTGATACAAGACGGCTGGCTTCATACAGGGGACCTGGCGAAATTCGATGAGGATGAAGATTACTACATTGTCGGCCGTAAAAAAGACATGATCATTTCAGGTGGTGAGAATATTTATCCTCAGGAGCTCGAGCACTGGATAAGCGAGCACCCTGCAGTTTCTGAGTGTGCAGTGATCGGTTTGCCCCATGAAAAATGGGGGGAAGTCGTCACAGCCTTTATTTCGTTACAAAAGGGTGCTGGAATATCGACGGAGGATGTGAAGGCATTTTGCCTGCAGAAGTTCGGCAAGTATAAGATCCCCAAGGACTATCACTTTGTGAAAGAATTACCGAAAACCGATGTGGGCAAAGTCAATAAACCGGCATTGACAAAGCTTTTACAGGGGCAATAA
- a CDS encoding endonuclease has translation MSAAGNGTWNSPYTVDQAISNQNGSTQSVEGYVVGQPTSASSVVTNQFPNDYALALADSPTEANTDEMVYVQIPSSYRSSFGLQSNPGLMGEKIKVTGSLTAYFSHPGVKSTSAFESMEGGETDPSDPPTEPTDPPANEEYYNSAEGKMGETLKTALHNIIDDHQTLSYDAVWGALRNTDEDPNNPNNVILLYSGRSQSKTTNGGGVNDWNREHVWAKSHGDFGTAQGPGTDLHHLRPTDVTVNSTRGNLDFDNGGNEQSEAPGNYYDSDSWEPRDEVKGDVARMIFYMDVRYEGDSGEVDLEMNNNVNNGSAPYMGKMSVLLEWNEEDPVDEREIRRNNIIYEQYQGNRNPFIDHPEWAEMIW, from the coding sequence ATGAGTGCTGCAGGAAATGGGACGTGGAATTCCCCTTATACGGTGGACCAGGCCATCTCAAATCAAAATGGATCCACACAGTCCGTAGAAGGATATGTGGTAGGGCAGCCTACTTCAGCTTCATCGGTTGTCACAAATCAGTTTCCGAACGATTATGCATTGGCATTAGCGGATTCCCCTACAGAAGCCAATACAGATGAGATGGTGTATGTCCAGATTCCATCTTCTTACCGTTCAAGCTTCGGTCTTCAGAGCAACCCGGGACTGATGGGTGAAAAAATCAAGGTGACGGGCAGCTTGACGGCCTATTTTTCCCACCCGGGAGTGAAGTCCACATCGGCGTTTGAATCGATGGAAGGCGGGGAAACTGATCCGTCCGACCCTCCAACGGAACCGACCGATCCACCGGCTAATGAAGAGTATTACAACTCAGCTGAAGGAAAGATGGGTGAAACGCTGAAAACCGCACTACATAACATCATCGATGACCATCAAACCCTTTCGTATGATGCTGTGTGGGGAGCTTTGCGAAATACGGATGAAGACCCGAACAATCCCAATAATGTTATTCTCCTCTACTCAGGACGTTCACAATCGAAAACGACAAACGGCGGCGGAGTGAATGACTGGAACCGTGAACACGTATGGGCTAAATCCCATGGTGATTTCGGAACCGCACAGGGGCCGGGGACGGACCTTCATCATTTAAGACCGACGGATGTGACGGTCAACTCTACAAGAGGAAACCTTGACTTCGATAATGGTGGAAATGAGCAGAGTGAAGCCCCGGGAAACTATTATGATAGCGATTCATGGGAGCCTCGTGATGAAGTGAAAGGTGACGTGGCACGAATGATTTTCTACATGGATGTCCGTTATGAAGGGGACAGTGGTGAAGTGGACTTGGAAATGAATAATAATGTCAACAACGGAAGTGCCCCTTATATGGGCAAAATGTCTGTACTCCTTGAATGGAACGAAGAAGATCCCGTTGATGAAAGGGAAATCCGCAGGAATAACATTATCTATGAGCAATATCAAGGAAATCGAAATCCATTCATTGATCACCCCGAGTGGGCAGAAATGATCTGGTAA
- a CDS encoding thiolase family protein, which translates to MRNVVITSALRTPVGAFGGAFKDLLPTDLIVPVMKEAAKESGLSASDIDEVILGHCIQRTDQPNTARTASLLAGFDDTTTGFTIQRQCASGMQAIISAAMQIQTGMSDIVMAGGVEAMSSSPYILKQHRFGQRLQHGEIRDSVWEVLEDPIHGNMMGETAENLAEIHSISRKEQDRYAVMSHERAVNAMEKGYFDTQIVPITVKERRGEKIIEKDESPRAGLELGKLEKLKPAFREGGSVTAGNSSSLNDGGAALILMSEEEAERRGLEPLGRIVGYSVAGVDPNVMGIGPVPAIQKGLHTTKNWSLDEVDLFEINEAFAAQYLAVEKELGLDREKVNVNGSGISIGHPVGCTGARLVVSLLHEMKRRELKKGIASLCVGGGMGASVFVEGM; encoded by the coding sequence ATGAGAAACGTAGTAATCACATCGGCTCTTCGTACGCCGGTTGGCGCATTTGGGGGAGCGTTCAAGGACCTGCTTCCGACAGATTTGATCGTACCCGTAATGAAAGAAGCCGCAAAGGAAAGCGGGTTATCGGCGAGTGACATTGATGAAGTGATCCTCGGGCATTGCATCCAACGAACCGATCAGCCTAATACGGCGAGAACGGCTTCACTGCTTGCCGGCTTTGATGACACAACGACGGGCTTTACGATCCAACGTCAATGCGCAAGCGGCATGCAGGCCATCATATCGGCAGCCATGCAAATCCAAACGGGAATGTCCGATATCGTCATGGCTGGCGGAGTGGAAGCGATGAGCTCCAGCCCGTATATATTAAAACAGCACCGATTCGGCCAAAGGCTGCAACACGGAGAAATCCGCGATTCGGTGTGGGAGGTACTTGAAGATCCCATTCACGGCAACATGATGGGGGAAACCGCTGAAAATCTTGCGGAGATCCATTCCATTTCCCGCAAAGAGCAGGATCGATACGCTGTGATGAGTCATGAGCGGGCAGTGAACGCGATGGAAAAGGGCTATTTCGATACGCAGATCGTACCGATTACGGTGAAGGAGCGAAGAGGGGAGAAGATCATTGAGAAAGATGAAAGTCCCCGTGCAGGACTGGAACTCGGGAAACTCGAGAAATTGAAGCCGGCGTTCCGTGAAGGGGGATCTGTTACAGCAGGGAACTCATCCAGCTTGAATGATGGTGGGGCGGCTTTGATCTTAATGAGTGAAGAAGAAGCCGAAAGGAGAGGACTCGAGCCACTTGGAAGAATCGTCGGTTATTCAGTGGCGGGAGTCGATCCCAATGTGATGGGAATCGGTCCGGTACCTGCCATTCAAAAAGGATTACATACAACGAAAAACTGGTCCCTGGATGAAGTCGATCTATTTGAAATCAACGAGGCGTTTGCTGCTCAGTATTTAGCGGTAGAGAAAGAACTTGGACTGGACCGGGAAAAGGTGAATGTGAACGGAAGCGGGATCAGCATCGGTCATCCCGTCGGTTGCACAGGAGCCCGACTAGTCGTGTCATTGCTTCACGAAATGAAGCGCCGTGAATTGAAAAAAGGAATTGCGTCATTATGCGTGGGCGGAGGCATGGGTGCTTCGGTTTTCGTGGAAGGAATGTAG
- the fabG gene encoding 3-oxoacyl-ACP reductase FabG, with amino-acid sequence MRLLGKVALITGAANGIGFAAAETFVNEGSHVALVDFNKESGEEKARQLNELGKGKAVFFQGDVADRSSVDSFVQGVKEQFGKIDILINNAGITKDAMVHKLSSEDFQKVLDVNLTGVFNCTQAVLPHMIENGKGKIINTSSVSGVYGNVGQTNYAATKAAVVGMTKTWAKELGRKGINVNAVAPGFTETNMVAAVPEKVIDQMKVMIPLGRLGKPEDIAKAYLYLASDDSDYVNGTVLHVDGGIMM; translated from the coding sequence ATGAGACTTCTTGGGAAAGTCGCATTAATCACTGGGGCAGCCAACGGGATCGGATTTGCTGCAGCTGAAACATTTGTAAACGAAGGAAGTCATGTGGCCCTTGTTGACTTCAATAAGGAAAGCGGGGAGGAAAAAGCCCGGCAGCTGAACGAATTGGGGAAAGGGAAAGCAGTCTTCTTCCAAGGGGACGTGGCCGATCGCTCTTCGGTGGATTCTTTCGTGCAGGGGGTAAAAGAGCAATTCGGCAAGATCGATATTTTAATCAACAACGCGGGAATCACGAAGGACGCTATGGTGCATAAGCTTTCATCAGAAGATTTCCAGAAGGTCCTGGATGTCAATTTAACAGGTGTATTCAACTGCACTCAGGCGGTCCTGCCCCATATGATCGAAAATGGCAAAGGGAAAATCATCAATACCTCGTCTGTAAGCGGGGTTTACGGAAACGTCGGTCAGACCAACTATGCTGCAACGAAGGCCGCGGTCGTTGGGATGACAAAAACGTGGGCAAAGGAGTTAGGTCGCAAAGGGATCAACGTCAATGCAGTCGCACCGGGCTTTACCGAGACGAACATGGTGGCGGCAGTGCCGGAAAAGGTCATTGATCAAATGAAAGTGATGATTCCACTTGGCAGATTAGGAAAGCCGGAAGATATCGCAAAGGCCTATTTATACCTCGCATCAGACGATAGTGACTATGTGAATGGCACCGTCCTCCATGTGGATGGCGGAATCATGATGTAA
- a CDS encoding alpha/beta hydrolase, with translation MTTVQLKKVLLGNGETLAYRERSGGHIPLVLVHGNMTSSKHWDIVLENMDERYKLYAVDMRGFGESSYHREIESIKDLSDDLKDWVEALGLKGFSMVGWSTGGAVAMQYVIDYPDDCNNLILLASASTRGYPFMGTKEDGTPDLGKRLRTMEEVKEDKGKTIPVQAAYDGNDREFLRGLWNALIYSHTQPEASRYEEYIDDMRTQRNLSHIYQALNTFNISDVYNGLVEGTGKAGTISIPVLVLRGERDYVITKEMTEEIIGDIGENAVFVELKNSGHSPLIDNLDQLLDTIHSFLQTKEEMA, from the coding sequence ATGACAACGGTTCAATTAAAGAAAGTATTGCTTGGAAATGGAGAAACCCTCGCTTATCGGGAGCGAAGCGGGGGACATATTCCACTCGTTCTCGTGCATGGAAATATGACGTCATCCAAACATTGGGATATCGTCCTTGAAAATATGGATGAACGCTATAAGTTGTATGCGGTTGATATGAGAGGATTTGGAGAATCCAGCTATCATCGGGAGATTGAGAGTATCAAAGATTTGTCTGATGATCTGAAAGATTGGGTGGAAGCTCTTGGACTCAAGGGGTTTTCCATGGTGGGATGGTCCACAGGAGGGGCGGTCGCCATGCAATATGTCATTGATTATCCCGATGATTGCAACAATCTAATCTTACTCGCGTCCGCGTCTACCAGAGGTTATCCATTTATGGGGACGAAAGAAGATGGCACGCCTGATCTTGGGAAACGACTTCGAACGATGGAAGAAGTGAAGGAGGATAAGGGGAAAACGATTCCCGTTCAAGCCGCATATGACGGGAATGACCGGGAGTTCCTCCGTGGTTTATGGAATGCCCTGATCTATTCCCATACCCAGCCTGAGGCAAGCCGCTATGAAGAATATATCGATGACATGAGAACCCAGCGGAATCTCTCTCACATTTATCAAGCGCTCAATACGTTCAATATAAGTGATGTATACAATGGTCTCGTGGAAGGAACGGGTAAGGCCGGCACGATCTCCATACCTGTCCTTGTCCTCCGGGGAGAGAGGGATTATGTCATCACGAAGGAAATGACAGAGGAGATCATCGGGGATATAGGAGAAAACGCTGTATTTGTCGAATTAAAGAATAGTGGGCATTCACCGCTCATAGACAATTTGGATCAATTGCTCGACACGATCCATTCGTTTTTGCAAACGAAGGAGGAAATGGCATGA
- a CDS encoding 3-oxoacyl-ACP synthase, translated as MTIGMLSTGMYLPSSTMTSKDIAEKAGLPIEVVESKMGIKKKTVPNPEDHTCAMGIQAAREAISNAGIDPKDIDVVIYVGEEHKEYPLWTAGIKLQEEIGAYHAWAFDVALRCGTTIMAMKLAKSLLESDPAIKTILMAGGYRNSDFIDYENSRTRFMFNLSAGGGAMILQQNLKKNRVLETSIITDGSFSEDVIVPVGGTKEPLTRESLHRYKLDVTDPGGMKRRLEQKSMDHFLKVIRESIYKSGFEEKDISYVAMLHMKRSAHLYVLKELGLTQEQSIYLEEYGHLGQFDQILSLRLAEERGKLKDGDVVVLVSAGIGYAWGATTMVWGNS; from the coding sequence ATGACAATCGGTATGCTCAGTACGGGGATGTATTTACCCTCATCCACTATGACGAGTAAAGATATCGCAGAAAAAGCAGGACTTCCGATAGAGGTTGTAGAAAGCAAAATGGGGATTAAAAAGAAAACGGTTCCAAATCCTGAGGACCATACATGTGCCATGGGGATTCAGGCGGCAAGAGAGGCAATTTCAAATGCAGGCATCGACCCCAAGGATATAGATGTTGTCATCTACGTTGGGGAAGAGCACAAAGAATATCCCCTCTGGACAGCAGGCATCAAGCTTCAGGAAGAAATCGGGGCGTACCATGCCTGGGCATTTGATGTCGCACTGAGGTGCGGTACGACCATTATGGCCATGAAACTTGCAAAAAGCTTACTGGAATCGGACCCTGCGATTAAAACCATTCTCATGGCAGGAGGCTATCGCAACAGCGATTTCATAGACTATGAAAATAGCAGGACCCGCTTTATGTTCAACCTGTCAGCAGGAGGAGGGGCGATGATTCTACAACAAAACCTGAAGAAAAACCGGGTATTGGAAACATCCATCATCACCGACGGCTCGTTTTCAGAAGATGTCATTGTTCCCGTTGGAGGAACGAAGGAGCCTTTGACAAGGGAGTCCCTCCACCGTTACAAGCTCGATGTGACCGATCCTGGTGGAATGAAAAGAAGATTGGAACAAAAGTCCATGGATCACTTTCTGAAGGTCATAAGGGAATCAATATATAAGAGTGGATTCGAAGAAAAGGATATCTCTTATGTCGCGATGCTGCACATGAAAAGGTCTGCCCATCTCTATGTACTAAAGGAATTGGGGCTCACGCAAGAACAATCCATCTATCTCGAGGAATACGGCCATCTCGGGCAATTCGATCAAATCCTATCACTGCGATTGGCGGAAGAAAGAGGCAAACTGAAGGATGGCGATGTGGTCGTCCTCGTCAGTGCCGGTATTGGATACGCATGGGGAGCGACCACCATGGTCTGGGGAAATTCTTAA
- a CDS encoding branched-chain amino acid ABC transporter permease: protein MALTILIVYPFFNDSRSMMILLTQVFIFGIFAMSYDLLLGYTGIVSFGHAMFFGIGAYSTGIFLDRMEPTMFWLVVSILAASFIAGIVSYVVGLLTLRLKSHFYAMLTLAFAGLFLVGAEKWRSLTFGNDGFTFRTPDVLKDRLVFYFVCLGVMVIIFLLLKRFTHSPAGSVLQAIRENEQRAESIGFQVLHYKILASVIAGVIASFAGSLYGLSLRFVNTSVFTMDVTLDALLMTIIGGVGTLIGPIVGAGLIEFAHHYLTELAKTYPIFERWIIFFGILYILAVMFFPTGIVGSFKKIKKRKRTKKEEREEKNIAS from the coding sequence ATGGCATTAACCATCTTGATCGTTTACCCATTTTTTAACGATTCAAGAAGTATGATGATTCTTCTGACACAGGTATTCATCTTTGGCATTTTCGCCATGAGCTACGATCTCCTGCTTGGCTATACAGGAATCGTCTCCTTTGGGCACGCCATGTTCTTCGGAATCGGTGCGTATTCCACAGGGATCTTTCTCGACCGGATGGAGCCGACCATGTTTTGGCTCGTGGTCTCAATCCTTGCGGCATCCTTCATAGCGGGAATCGTCAGCTATGTCGTTGGACTCCTGACGTTACGCCTTAAGAGTCATTTCTATGCCATGCTCACCCTGGCATTCGCAGGTTTGTTCCTCGTCGGTGCGGAAAAGTGGAGAAGCCTGACCTTCGGGAATGATGGATTTACGTTCCGGACACCGGATGTATTGAAGGATCGTCTTGTCTTCTACTTCGTTTGTCTCGGTGTCATGGTCATCATTTTTCTGTTATTAAAAAGGTTCACCCACTCTCCGGCGGGCTCCGTTCTCCAGGCGATCCGTGAAAATGAGCAGAGAGCGGAATCGATCGGGTTCCAGGTTCTTCATTACAAGATTTTAGCCAGTGTTATAGCCGGAGTGATCGCAAGCTTTGCAGGTTCTTTGTACGGCTTGTCCTTACGCTTCGTGAATACCAGTGTATTCACAATGGATGTGACCCTCGATGCATTATTGATGACCATCATCGGCGGGGTGGGGACTTTGATCGGACCGATAGTCGGTGCAGGGTTGATTGAATTTGCCCATCACTATCTGACTGAGCTCGCTAAAACGTATCCGATCTTTGAACGGTGGATCATTTTCTTCGGTATCCTTTATATCCTGGCCGTGATGTTCTTCCCGACAGGCATTGTGGGATCATTCAAGAAGATCAAGAAAAGAAAACGGACAAAAAAAGAGGAAAGAGAAGAGAAAAACATCGCAAGCTAA
- a CDS encoding branched-chain amino acid ABC transporter permease: MDLIITLALNGLATGMLIFLLAAGLTLIFGLMDVLNFAHGGLFAWGAYSGVWIYTVTGSFVIGIIGAVATGLVLGFVTEKFIIQPVYGNHVQQILITLGFMLVLSELLKVVWGPNQLSATAPDYLAGSFSVGDIIVIKYRVFIILIGLFIFTIVQLILNKTRIGLIVRAGVMNKEMVEAFGINIKRVFMYVFMVGSALAALGGILLAPYSGVIYAEMGMEFAILAFIVVVIGGMGSFPGSLFAAILVGLSGSFMTYYVPELSLAVNMILMALVLIFRPQGLFTVKG, encoded by the coding sequence ATGGACCTCATCATTACCCTGGCACTGAATGGATTGGCGACAGGGATGCTGATCTTTTTGCTGGCAGCAGGATTAACACTCATATTCGGGTTGATGGATGTATTGAATTTTGCCCACGGCGGTTTGTTCGCGTGGGGTGCTTATAGCGGAGTTTGGATTTACACCGTGACAGGGAGCTTTGTGATCGGCATCATCGGAGCGGTTGCAACGGGTTTGGTACTAGGTTTTGTGACGGAGAAATTCATCATACAGCCTGTGTATGGAAACCATGTGCAGCAGATCCTCATTACTCTGGGCTTCATGCTCGTCCTGTCAGAATTATTGAAAGTGGTATGGGGACCGAATCAGCTATCGGCCACAGCGCCTGACTATTTAGCGGGAAGCTTTTCGGTCGGGGATATTATTGTCATTAAATACCGTGTCTTCATTATCCTCATCGGCCTCTTCATTTTCACGATTGTGCAGCTGATTTTGAATAAAACGAGAATCGGTTTGATCGTCCGGGCAGGGGTCATGAACAAAGAAATGGTTGAAGCGTTCGGGATCAATATCAAGAGGGTGTTTATGTATGTATTCATGGTCGGGTCTGCACTTGCTGCCCTCGGCGGGATTCTCCTTGCGCCCTATTCGGGTGTCATTTATGCCGAAATGGGCATGGAATTCGCGATCCTTGCCTTCATCGTCGTGGTGATCGGGGGAATGGGGAGCTTTCCGGGTTCATTATTCGCAGCCATCTTAGTTGGATTGTCAGGCTCATTCATGACCTATTATGTCCCGGAACTATCCCTCGCCGTCAATATGATCTTAATGGCTCTCGTACTCATATTCCGACCACAGGGGTTATTTACAGTAAAGGGGTGA
- a CDS encoding ABC transporter ATP-binding protein yields the protein MSTLLKVEQIETYIGQYHILQGVSFEVKKGEVTVLLGRNGAGKTTSLRSIMGLTPPSKGKIIYKGEEIQGLPTFKVAGRGNGYVPEDQGIFGDLTVEENMKVAMKAQDQETEDRMNWIIDLFPDLKKFWKKVGGNLSGGQKQMLSIARAYLNDNDLILIDEPSKGLAPIVVEKVMRSIEEMKERTTILLVEQNFLMASGIGDRFYIIDDGTTVHHGEMKSLVKDEEMKRKYLGIA from the coding sequence ATGAGCACTCTGCTTAAAGTAGAACAAATTGAAACGTATATCGGGCAGTACCATATCCTTCAAGGAGTTTCGTTTGAAGTGAAGAAGGGAGAAGTAACGGTACTTCTTGGACGAAACGGTGCGGGGAAAACGACCAGTCTCAGGAGCATCATGGGACTTACACCGCCATCAAAAGGGAAAATCATCTATAAAGGCGAAGAAATCCAGGGGCTCCCGACCTTTAAGGTGGCGGGTAGAGGCAACGGTTATGTACCTGAGGATCAAGGGATATTTGGAGACCTGACAGTGGAAGAAAATATGAAGGTGGCGATGAAAGCCCAGGACCAGGAGACGGAGGACCGCATGAACTGGATCATCGATCTGTTTCCTGATTTAAAGAAGTTCTGGAAGAAAGTAGGAGGGAATTTAAGCGGCGGACAGAAGCAGATGCTTTCCATCGCAAGGGCGTACTTAAATGATAATGACCTCATTTTAATCGATGAACCGAGTAAGGGGCTCGCTCCGATTGTCGTAGAGAAAGTCATGCGTTCCATTGAAGAAATGAAGGAAAGAACAACTATCCTCCTTGTAGAACAGAATTTTTTGATGGCGAGCGGTATTGGGGACCGATTCTATATTATCGACGATGGAACCACTGTTCATCATGGGGAGATGAAGTCATTGGTGAAAGATGAAGAAATGAAGAGGAAATACTTAGGAATCGCGTGA
- a CDS encoding ABC transporter ATP-binding protein — MSILETKNLSITFGGHTAVDNVTFSVPDKEFKSIIGPNGAGKTTLFNLLSGQLKPSSGDVYLKGKKITRLSTTKRARLGIGRSFQMTNVFPNLTVLENVRLAVQSRKGIRYVMHRNINAFSDIMSESHELLKLVMLTNKADSLAVNLAHGEKRKLEIAMLLALDPEILLLDEPTAGMSLEEVPQILEVIRAIKSQGTKTIVLIEHKMDLIMDLSDSIMVLFNGRLLADDHPKEIMKNEQVQSAYLGGLYDEHSA, encoded by the coding sequence TTGAGTATTTTAGAAACCAAGAACTTGAGTATCACATTCGGGGGCCATACAGCTGTGGACAATGTGACGTTTTCTGTACCGGATAAGGAGTTCAAATCCATCATTGGGCCGAATGGTGCCGGTAAAACGACACTCTTCAATCTATTAAGCGGACAATTAAAGCCATCGAGTGGAGATGTATATCTAAAAGGAAAGAAAATCACCAGGCTGTCCACGACAAAGCGTGCCCGTCTTGGCATCGGCCGTTCCTTTCAAATGACGAATGTGTTTCCGAACTTAACGGTGTTGGAGAATGTGAGATTGGCCGTACAGTCAAGAAAAGGAATCCGGTATGTGATGCACAGGAATATAAACGCATTCAGCGACATAATGAGCGAATCACATGAATTACTGAAACTCGTCATGCTTACGAATAAAGCCGACTCCCTTGCCGTGAATCTTGCACATGGGGAAAAAAGAAAGCTTGAAATTGCCATGCTCCTTGCACTTGATCCGGAAATTTTATTATTGGATGAACCGACGGCAGGGATGTCCCTGGAGGAAGTACCGCAGATTCTTGAGGTGATTCGTGCCATCAAATCCCAAGGAACAAAAACGATTGTCCTCATAGAGCACAAAATGGATTTGATCATGGATTTATCAGACAGCATCATGGTGTTATTCAACGGGCGATTGCTTGCTGATGATCATCCGAAGGAAATCATGAAAAATGAGCAGGTACAATCAGCCTATTTAGGGGGCTTATATGATGAGCACTCTGCTTAA